Part of the Oncorhynchus kisutch isolate 150728-3 linkage group LG2, Okis_V2, whole genome shotgun sequence genome, TTACAAGAGAACAATGAggtgtagcctacaaaagcaTATTGACCTGAATACGTGCATTGTATGTAGGCAGTAAAGTGTGACCGCAAATGGTAAGTATGCTACTTCAAGGCAAAGTCACAGGCATCTGACAGCAAACAGCTGACTGAGACGAACTAGTAGCCTAATGTTTAACTTGTATATGCTGCAGTGAGGAGGTCACCATGGTGTTGATGAATCCTGTAATTTCCAAGCTGACCGGTAAGCTGGTCGTCCTGGCTAGTGCATCTCCAAGGAGGCTGGAGATACTCACCAATGTGGTAAGACCGAGGCCTCCTTCCTTACCCTCTTTCACTTTGATAGGATAAATAAGTGAATGCAAGGTTTCTACAATATTGGACATTTGCAATCACCTATCCATGTCATGAAAGTTCAATGATTACATCCGTTAAGGGAGTAAGAAAGCAAACTTTTTTTAAAGCCTAATCAAACTGAGCCTCTAAGGTACAGTAATGACATGTAGTATCTAATGGTGATGATGCCTTGTTATTCCATTTATGTCACAGGGTTTACGATTTGAGGTTGTCCCATCCTGGTTCAAGGAAACGTTAGACAAGAGGCTGTTCAAAACACCCCATGAGTATGCTGTGGAGACTGCCAAGCAGAAGGCCCTGGAGGTGGCCAAGAGGATGCCGTTTGTCAGTGAAGCCTTTgcttactgttattattattacaataTCATTACCACATTTGTCTGTTGATACTCTTTCCTCACTGAAGAAACAAATATATACTTTTGAATGTCTGTGGTTTCTTAATTTGTTCTAGAAACACCTGAAAACTCCAGACATTGTGATCGGAGCAGACACTGTTGTTGTAAGCAAAGTCAGCTATATCAATATCTTCTATCCTTCATATCATAGTGGTTATTATTTCCTTTACACTGTATTGGTTGTCTTCTTTTCTCAGACAGTGGATGGACTTATTCTTGAGAAGCCAGTGGACAAGCAAGATGCCTACCGAATGCTTTCAAGGTTTTGAGAGAATTCTGTGtacattaaaaaattaaaaataacaaTAGGAAAAGGTAGTTCTCCCATTTTATCTTTGTTTTTGTGTTTCTGAACAGGTTGAGTGGTAAAGAACACAGTGTTTTTACCGGAGTGGCGATCATTCTCTGCCATGAGAAAGAAGGTATGCCTTAAACATAAAATAGGTAAAAGGGTAGGTTGGGAAGTTGCCTGCTTTAAAGttgtacattcttatttatttcaATGGttccctctctgattcagaggggttgggttaaatgggaagacacatttcagttgaatgcattcagttttacaactgactaggtcccGTTCTTTCCAGATGAAGAGATTGATTATCAAGTTATTGACTTCtatgaggagaccaaggtgaaGTTTGCAGATCTGTCTGATGATTTACTCTGGGAGTACATCAATAGCGGAGAACCCATGTGAGTTTAACCTCTCTTCTTCTGTTTGCATTACTGGCTATGGTGTAATGCCAATAGATTTGTCTAAGTTTAgaacctcacctcacctctcgcAGAGGCAATTGGGGTCACTTCCCTGAATTCAAACCTTGTGAACCCATGGTTTTGTGGACTTTGATACAGCCAACCAGTCCATTTTGTGTCGCTTTATTGAGATAAGGTATGGATTTTGTTATATAATTTCAGCCTGAAAGAAACAAGTGAGGGTCAATGAGCCTTAGTTCAATCATAGAAGCATGTTCTGCTGTGTGGTCTCGTATACCGTGGCCAGTTCTGACACAGTATTGCCTGACACGTCACATAATTgtcacctctgtgtgtgtgtgtgtgtgtgtgtgttccctgtgtCTTGGTGTCCTGTCTTTATATGTGgcccctctctctatcgctctctgtctctgtttgtctcaaTCTCTGTCAATTTATGTGAgacgtgtgtgtttgttgtgtctctgtttgtgtatgcatgcatctgggtctctctgtctgtatgtgtgtgtgtgtgacagggacaAGGCTGGTGGCTATGGTATCCAGGCTCTGGGTGGTATGCTGGTGGAGTATGTACACGGagacttcctgaatgtggtgggCTTCCCGCTCAACCAGTTCTGCAAGAAGCTGGGTCTCATCTTCAGCCCCCCAGGCAGTCTGACACACAACAGCACCCAGAACAGCCCCCAAGGCAGCCCTGTCGACACGGTCCCACCAGCCGAGCCAGCCGCCAGCAGCCCCCCAGGCAGCCCAACCCATAACGGCCCTCCGGACAGCCAAGGACAAAACATCCCTTCAGCCAGTACAGCCCATAATGTCAGTACACATGTCAATGCATTGAAATACGTCTTTTGCCCTTAGCAATTATTGCACAACACTTAATTTGTCATATGTCAGTGTTGGTGTTTTCAATGAATTGTTTTTAATGTGTTACATGGACAATAAAGTTAATTGAATTGAATCCATTTATAATTTATCTCATTCATCCATCTAGGTGAAACAGGAGGAGAGTGGGTGTGGAGAGGGCGAGGTGCCCTGGACGTTGGTCAACAACCTGTCTAAGTGCTCTGAGAACGGGGAGGCTGAGCCCCAGGGCATCAGTGACCCTGCAGCACTAGACTTGACCAGCAGGGGCACCATTCAGATGCAGAATGTGAGGGAGCACGAGACAGAAGACGGCAAGGAAAAGTTGAGC contains:
- the asmtl gene encoding putative bifunctional dTTP/UTP pyrophosphatase/methyltransferase protein isoform X2, translating into MVLMNPVISKLTGKLVVLASASPRRLEILTNVGLRFEVVPSWFKETLDKRLFKTPHEYAVETAKQKALEVAKRMPFKHLKTPDIVIGADTVVTVDGLILEKPVDKQDAYRMLSRLSGKEHSVFTGVAIILCHEKEDEEIDYQVIDFYEETKVKFADLSDDLLWEYINSGEPMDKAGGYGIQALGGMLVEYVHGDFLNVVGFPLNQFCKKLGLIFSPPGSLTHNSTQNSPQGSPVDTVPPAEPAASSPPGSPTHNGPPDSQGQNIPSASTAHNVKQEESGCGEGEVPWTLVNNLSKCSENGEAEPQGISDPAALDLTSRGTIQMQNVREHETEDGKEKLSKMIELMDGFKASKVLFTASKLRVFDVLRSSKTGELQAEDVAQEIKASIMGTERLLEACVSLGLLQRTGKEYTNTAMSRHFLLSDGPLSLQGYIQHCNELVWPLFTHLETAVREGTNQHEKAFGKTSNLFQDAYYSRHEVKLRFMKAMHSIAKVSGRDVATAFDLSKYKTACDLGGCTGAMAYEFAKAHPGLSVTMFDLPEVIEMRGHFRPHDADDRVSFVAGDFFKDELPKADVYILARILHDWSDEKVHILLSKIAKACNPGCCVLVSEIFLDEDRKGPSRGLLQALSMTEGRQRSASEYSLLLKSHGFTAAQVKHTHNLLDAILCVTE